In a genomic window of Epinephelus fuscoguttatus linkage group LG23, E.fuscoguttatus.final_Chr_v1:
- the LOC125884122 gene encoding leucine-rich repeat-containing protein 72 → MDHHTSGQHSQPGHSSSFQWLSFAYQDLTEIPYESILTQTETLEVLDLSNNLLNENPALLGQLEKLSTLILDCNNYTSHIKFPYMLSVTTVCINKNKINNLPVFVEEVRRKFPNIKILSMMNNEAAPSYFNGGSLTQYKDYRQYVISQLPGLEILDDTEVLEKERIQARKTYRLQQSSHSSRKRKEDSSKKHTHMQKKTNTVISQ, encoded by the exons ATGGATCATCACACCTCAGGCCAACACAGTCAACCCGGGCACAGCTCCAGCTTTCAGTGGCTTTCTTTTGCCTACCAGGACCTGACAGAAATCCCCTATGAATCCATCCTAACGCAAACAGAGACACTGGAGGTGCTGGACCTGAGTAACAATCTGCTGAATGA GAACCCGGCTCTGCTGGGTCAGCTGGAGAAGCTCAGCACTCTGATCCTGGACTGCAACAACTACACATCTCACATCAAGTTCCCCTACATGCTGagtgtcaccacagtgtgtaTCAACAAGAACAAGATCAACAATCTGCCTGTGTTTGTGGAGGAAGTCAGACGAAAGTTCCCCAACATAAA GATCCTCAGTATGATGAACAATGAGGCAGCACCAAGCTATTTCAATGGAGGGAGTCTGACCCAGTACAAAGACTACAG aCAGTATGTCATCAGTCAGCTCCCTGGCCTGGAGATTCTGGATGACACTGAGGTcctggagaaagagagaatccAAGCTAGAAAAACCTACAGGCTGCAGCAGAGCAGTcacagcagcaggaagaggaaggaggattcatcaaagaaacacacacacatgcaaaaaaagacaaatactgTTATAAGCCAATAG